In Pseudomonas sp. Q1-7, the genomic window CCACCGCTGTGGGGCATCGGCCTGACCGAAACGGTCAACGGACATACCCAATTCCTGCACGACGGTCGCGCGCGCAACCTGCTGGAAGCCATCCTCTGGCACGGCGGCGAAGCCGAAGCGGCGAAGCAGCACGTACTGACTTACGACGCCGGGCAGCGTGCCGCGCTGCTGGCCTTCCTGAATTCGCTATAAGGAGCCCTGCATGTTCCGTCCCAAACTGCTGTTCACCAGCCTTGCCGCCCTGGCCCTGGGTGCCTGCACCCCGCAGGACCAGCAGGCGCAGACCGCCGCGGCCCTGGCCAAGGAGGTGATCCTGCCGACCTACAGCCGCTGGGTCGAGGCCGACCGCCAACTCGCCGCCAGCGCCCTGGCCTTCTGCTCCGGCCAGTCGGACCTGGCCAAGGCCCGCGCCGACTTCCTCGCCGCGCAGAAAGCCTGGGCCGAGTTGCAGCCGCTGATGGTCGGCCCGTTGGCCGAAGGCAACCGCGCCTGGCAGGTGCAGTTCTGGCCGGACAAGAAGAACCTGGTCGGCCGCCAGGTGGAGCAACTGGTCAAGGCCCAGCCGGGCGTCGACGCCGCCGCCCTGGCCAAGGCCAGCGTGGTGGTCCAGGGCCTGTCCGCCTACGAATACATCCTCTTCGACAGCAACCTGGACATGGCCGACGCTACCCAGAAGGCACGCTACTGCCCGCTGCTGCAGGCCATCGGCGAGCGCCAGAAGGGTCTGGCCGAGGACATCCTCGCGCGCTGGAACGACAAGGACGGCATGCTCGACCAACTGAGCAAGTTCCCCAACCCGCGCTACGCCGACGCCCACGAAGCGATTTCCGAACTGCTGCGGGTCCAGGTCACCGCCCTGGACACCCTGAAGAAGAAACTCGGCACCCCGCTGGGCCGCC contains:
- a CDS encoding imelysin family protein — translated: MFRPKLLFTSLAALALGACTPQDQQAQTAAALAKEVILPTYSRWVEADRQLAASALAFCSGQSDLAKARADFLAAQKAWAELQPLMVGPLAEGNRAWQVQFWPDKKNLVGRQVEQLVKAQPGVDAAALAKASVVVQGLSAYEYILFDSNLDMADATQKARYCPLLQAIGERQKGLAEDILARWNDKDGMLDQLSKFPNPRYADAHEAISELLRVQVTALDTLKKKLGTPLGRQTKGLPQPMQAEAWRSESSLANVAAALASAESLWQGTDKHGIRGLLGDEQKALAEKIDAGYAEARGKLDAMQQPLGELLASEAGRKQVNDFYDSLDRVQRLHAGELAKALNVQLGFNANDGD